In Paenibacillus sp. FSL M7-0420, a single genomic region encodes these proteins:
- a CDS encoding FMN-binding protein, with translation MKKKWKRNLLLCLTAILVGLIGSGAALLYTEKERREARDVEIDQVNFNKLHAGEYTGEYAGGMYKWRANKVLVTVTAHKVTAIQLLDHAENQPAASADELFDRVIQAQSLQVDSISGATLTSKAYLKAIENALHKGVEK, from the coding sequence ATGAAAAAGAAATGGAAACGCAACCTGCTGCTGTGCCTAACCGCGATTCTCGTGGGACTAATCGGTTCAGGCGCGGCCTTGCTCTATACAGAGAAAGAGCGCCGTGAAGCGCGGGATGTTGAGATTGATCAAGTGAACTTCAACAAGCTGCATGCAGGTGAGTATACAGGTGAATATGCTGGCGGAATGTATAAATGGAGGGCGAATAAGGTGCTGGTTACCGTCACGGCGCACAAAGTTACAGCGATCCAGCTCCTGGACCATGCGGAGAATCAGCCTGCGGCGTCTGCAGATGAATTATTTGACAGAGTGATCCAGGCTCAATCGCTTCAGGTAGACAGCATCAGCGGTGCCACGCTTACAAGCAAAGCCTACCTCAAGGCCATAGAGAATGCCCTTCACAAGGGCGTTGAAAAGTAA